The following are encoded in a window of Methylicorpusculum oleiharenae genomic DNA:
- a CDS encoding DNA-3-methyladenine glycosylase family protein, whose amino-acid sequence MFHTIELPADFRTADFLAFHRRDLQSVAEQVGTRFIRKGLIWNHQPACLTIHFRHQTAEAELSVDGSCESYGQDKLSAMVKRMLGLTQPIDTFEQTYRNHPQLGPLILRNPGLRVPLAATPFEALTWAITGQQISVPAAISIRRKLIQRTGVKHSDGLMCYPDAAQIALLNEITLRETGYSQTKARTLLNLSAMILENQLPLDEWIETSLPVDEISARLLSLRGIGPWTLNYALMRGFGWLDGSLHGDVAVRRGLQALLGHSEKISEEQTRDWLMPFSPYRALIAAHLWALSIE is encoded by the coding sequence TTGTTCCATACGATTGAGCTTCCAGCTGATTTCAGAACGGCAGATTTCCTTGCCTTTCATCGGCGTGATCTTCAATCAGTTGCTGAGCAGGTAGGAACCCGGTTCATCCGAAAAGGACTGATCTGGAACCATCAGCCTGCCTGTCTAACGATTCATTTCAGACATCAGACGGCCGAAGCCGAGTTGTCAGTAGACGGTTCCTGTGAGTCATACGGGCAGGATAAACTATCGGCCATGGTCAAGCGTATGTTGGGCCTGACTCAGCCTATTGATACATTTGAGCAGACTTACCGCAATCATCCGCAACTGGGCCCGCTAATACTTCGTAACCCCGGATTAAGAGTTCCGTTGGCAGCGACACCTTTTGAAGCGTTGACCTGGGCCATTACCGGCCAGCAAATCAGCGTGCCTGCCGCGATCTCTATTCGGCGAAAGCTAATTCAACGGACAGGTGTGAAACATTCCGACGGGCTGATGTGTTATCCCGATGCAGCCCAGATTGCGCTGTTAAATGAAATAACATTAAGAGAAACGGGCTACTCGCAAACCAAAGCCAGGACGCTACTTAATTTGAGTGCGATGATTCTGGAAAACCAGCTACCTTTAGACGAATGGATAGAAACCTCACTGCCGGTTGACGAAATCAGCGCTCGCTTGTTAAGCCTGCGCGGCATAGGGCCATGGACGCTCAACTACGCTTTGATGCGCGGTTTCGGATGGCTGGACGGATCGCTGCATGGCGACGTGGCTGTCCGCCGGGGTTTACAGGCATTGCTGGGCCACTCTGAAAAAATAAGCGAAGAACAGACCCGAGACTGGCTGATGCCTTTTTCACCTTACCGGGCTCTGATTGCGGCCCATCTTTGGGCTTTGTCTATCGAATAA
- a CDS encoding fused MFS/spermidine synthase, with protein sequence MRSSLSAAGLRWGVYAFTSFWGAYLLFQLEPVIGKFILPWFGGSPAVWITCMLFFQVFLLVGYAYAHLNLDCFPVRRQGLIHAALLLLALLALPVTPEQSFKPENSDQPTLDIILLLMSSIGLPYFILSTTSPLLQAWIVRINPNRSPYTLYALSNFGSLLALLSYPVLFEPYFKLGQQTLGWSAGFFIYVLLCGGVALDFRRLAKAEKIVAKPVAIDDETHISDRLSSSLLWLFWLALPAATSTLLLATTNQLCQDVASVPFLWVVPLSLFIMSYIFCFARHDWYQRRIFIPALVIAAIALVAVLYGGGNFTLEAQVGIYSAGLFFCCMTCHGELYRLRPHPSQLTAYYLAISAGGALGGIFAAVVAPLLFTMYYEFHISLFACCVLTFYAVAVDSQLSGQKRRKPLLWLLAGAMLIWLGVNLANQAFQAASGKIRVSRNFYGVLRVEERSLENPDLAKRVMRHGAIDHGFQFLSGEKNQWPTAYYGNDSGVGLALTHFSREQGRRVGLVGLGTGTVLTYGKPNDYFRIYDIDPSVVEYAKTYFTFLKNTAARFDVVVSDARLALEREPPQAFDLLILDAFNGDAIPMHLLTEQALQLYLSHLRPDGVLAIHITNHYLDLRPLVSGMAKRAGYDYLLVQSQPSENRGWYRADWALLSKNQSFLQVSALQQAKNTGATPVESIIWTDDFSNMFRLLK encoded by the coding sequence ATGCGTAGCTCATTATCCGCTGCGGGTCTTCGTTGGGGAGTGTATGCGTTTACCAGTTTTTGGGGCGCTTATTTGCTGTTTCAGCTCGAACCCGTTATTGGCAAATTTATCCTGCCGTGGTTTGGTGGCAGTCCTGCGGTTTGGATTACCTGCATGCTTTTTTTTCAGGTGTTTTTGTTGGTTGGTTATGCCTATGCACATCTCAACCTGGACTGTTTTCCTGTGCGGCGCCAGGGTTTGATTCATGCCGCTCTATTGTTGCTTGCACTGTTAGCGTTGCCGGTGACCCCGGAGCAATCGTTCAAACCCGAAAACAGCGATCAACCGACACTGGATATTATTTTGCTACTGATGAGCAGCATCGGTTTGCCCTATTTCATCCTGTCAACCACCAGTCCTTTGCTGCAGGCATGGATAGTTCGAATCAATCCCAATCGCTCTCCCTATACGCTGTACGCGCTGTCCAATTTTGGTTCTTTGCTGGCATTATTGAGCTATCCGGTTCTGTTCGAACCTTATTTTAAATTGGGACAACAGACGTTGGGCTGGTCCGCAGGCTTTTTCATTTACGTGTTGTTATGCGGCGGTGTCGCATTGGATTTTCGTCGCTTGGCAAAAGCAGAGAAAATTGTTGCCAAACCCGTTGCAATTGATGACGAAACACACATCTCCGATAGGCTGTCATCCTCTCTGTTGTGGCTGTTTTGGCTGGCATTGCCTGCGGCCACCTCGACTTTGCTGCTGGCTACGACCAATCAGCTTTGTCAGGATGTGGCGAGCGTCCCCTTTCTATGGGTGGTGCCGCTAAGCCTGTTTATTATGTCGTATATTTTTTGCTTCGCCCGGCATGATTGGTATCAACGGCGGATTTTCATTCCTGCCCTGGTGATTGCGGCTATCGCGTTGGTCGCGGTGCTTTACGGCGGAGGAAACTTCACGCTGGAAGCTCAAGTCGGCATTTACAGTGCAGGCTTGTTTTTCTGCTGTATGACGTGTCACGGAGAGCTTTATCGACTAAGGCCTCACCCGAGTCAGTTAACGGCTTATTATCTTGCGATTTCAGCTGGCGGGGCATTAGGCGGAATTTTCGCCGCCGTCGTGGCGCCCTTGCTGTTTACAATGTATTACGAGTTTCACATTAGTCTGTTTGCGTGTTGCGTGCTGACCTTTTATGCCGTCGCAGTGGACAGTCAGTTATCAGGGCAGAAGCGTCGTAAGCCACTGCTCTGGTTATTGGCAGGCGCAATGTTGATCTGGCTGGGAGTGAATCTGGCCAACCAGGCTTTTCAGGCGGCTTCCGGAAAAATCCGGGTCAGTCGTAATTTTTACGGCGTTTTGCGTGTGGAAGAACGTTCTTTAGAAAATCCGGATTTGGCCAAACGGGTGATGAGGCACGGTGCCATCGATCATGGTTTCCAGTTTTTGTCAGGAGAAAAAAACCAATGGCCTACTGCTTATTATGGCAATGATTCCGGAGTCGGGCTGGCCCTGACGCATTTTTCGAGAGAGCAAGGACGGCGAGTGGGCCTGGTCGGGCTGGGTACAGGGACTGTGTTGACCTATGGCAAACCGAATGACTATTTTCGTATCTACGACATTGATCCGTCTGTGGTCGAATATGCTAAAACTTACTTCACCTTCCTGAAAAATACCGCAGCCCGCTTTGACGTTGTCGTGTCCGATGCGCGATTGGCCCTGGAGCGTGAACCACCACAAGCTTTCGATTTATTGATTCTTGATGCGTTCAATGGCGATGCGATACCCATGCACTTGCTTACAGAGCAGGCTCTGCAATTGTATCTAAGTCATTTGCGCCCCGATGGCGTATTGGCAATCCATATTACCAATCATTATCTGGATTTGCGGCCATTGGTCAGCGGCATGGCCAAGCGTGCCGGTTATGACTATTTGCTGGTGCAATCTCAGCCCTCGGAAAATCGGGGCTGGTATCGTGCCGACTGGGCGTTACTCAGCAAAAACCAGTCCTTTCTGCAAGTGTCGGCATTACAACAAGCCAAAAACACTGGAGCAACTCCAGTTGAAAGTATCATTTGGACAGACGACTTTTCCAATATGTTTAGGTTATTGAAATAA